One segment of Engraulis encrasicolus isolate BLACKSEA-1 chromosome 7, IST_EnEncr_1.0, whole genome shotgun sequence DNA contains the following:
- the sap30l gene encoding histone deacetylase complex subunit SAP30L produces MNGFSTEEDSHDGPPAPPFYGQICCLIEDGERCGRSAGNASFSKRIQKSISQKKLKLDIDKSVRHLYICDFHKNFIQSVRNKRKRKTSDDGGESPDHDVEVPEVDLFQLQVNTLRRYKRHYKLQTRPGLNKAQLAETVSRHFRNIPVNEKETLTYFIYMVKSSKSRLDQKPDGSKQLE; encoded by the exons ATGAATGGGTTCAGCACAGAAGAAGACAGCCACGATGGTCCACCAGCTCCGCCGTTCTATGGCCAGATCTGTTGTTTGATAGAGGACGGTGAACGCTGCGGCCGATCAGCTGGAAACGCCTCCTTCAGCAAGAGGATTCAGAAAAGCATATCCCAGAAGAAACTGAAGTTAGACATCGACAAGAGC gTCCGCCATCTCTATATCTGCGACTTCCATAAAAACTTCATCCAGAGTGTTCGCaacaaaagaaagaggaaaaccAGCGACGATGGGGGAGAGTCCCCGGACCATGACGTCGAGGTGCCTGAG gtGGACCTGTTCCAGCTGCAGGTGAATACTCTGCGTCGCTACAAGAGGCACTACAAACTGCAGACCAGGCCTGGCCTTAACAAGGCCCAGCTGGCAGAG accgTGAGCCGTCATTTCCGGAATATTCCAGTCAATGAGAAGGAGACCCTCACCTACTTCATCTACATGGTCAAGAGCAGCAAAAGTCGACTGGACCAGAAGCCAGACGGTAGCAAGCAGCTCGAGTGA
- the LOC134452573 gene encoding heart- and neural crest derivatives-expressed protein 1-like: MNLIGSYHPHHLMHETFPFAARCHQNNPYIRSWLIHNDEQHPSDLQLHASTNWTEFGEPASEDPQDSFSARMAKTRRATTPKKERRRTENINIAFAELRDCIPNVPSDTKLSKIKTLRLATSYIAYLMSVLANGPASEGFKAELQSKDNSYSKRKREPREMIKSEDKPDDSCREKKLKGRTGWPQQVWALELNP; encoded by the exons ATGAACCTCATCGGAAGCTACCATCCTCACCATCTGATGCACGAAACTTTTCCCTTCGCGGCTCGGTGCCACCAAAACAACCCATACATCCGTAGCTGGTTGATACATAACGATGAGCAGCACCCTTCAGACCTTCAACTACACGCGTCAACAAACTGGACAGAATTTGGAGAACCTGCGTCGGAGGATCCCCAAGACTCCTTTTCAGCCCGGATGGCCAAAACGAGGCGCGCAACTACCCCGAAGAAGGAAAGGCGCAGGACAGAGAACATTAACATTGCATTTGCTGAACTCAGAGACTGCATCCCAAATGTTCCATCTGACACGAAACTGTCTAAGATTAAAACACTGAGGCTCGCCACAAGTTACATTGCTTACCTCATGAGTGTTTTAGCGAATGGACCCGCTTCTGAGGGGTTCAAGGCTGAATTGCAGAGTAAAGACAATTCATATTCGAAAAGGAAGCGAGAGCCAAGAGAAATGATAAAG AGTGAAGACAAGCCAGATGACAGTTGTCGAGAAAAGAAGTTAAAAGGACGCACTGGCTGGCCACAGCAAGTTTGGGCACTTGAGTTAAATCCGTAG